The genomic window GTATTAGCAGTATgcgcatgtatatatatatggatacaCCTTGTACTCTTCTAAAATGGCGACTTACCCGCACCCCCAAAAGTTTGAATCATTTTTCTCGTATTAATAATTAGAATAGGGTTGGAGATTTTGGTTACCATGACAAGTGATAGGTGTACAAAAGCTgaacttttaattttttttgaaaaaaaaaaatgctataTATACAGAATGCGATAAGAAGATAACTTCATATGGAAGcataacataaatttatttacttctttCAATTTATAAATAGGTCCATCAATATTAGGACGTTcgcatttatttaaaagggAGCAATTACCGCAAAATGTGCAAATTATTACTGCTAAATTATTCTTGATTTGCTTCTTTCTGTTCCTGTTttgcttcctttttttatccttCTCCCTATTGCGGGGTCATTTAGCTCTCCTATTCCTCACTATTTCCTTAATTAGCGAATCTATAGTTATGTTGTCAAGAATACTCTGGATGACCttatttaatgtttttatatcgTTCGGAATACTCTTATCGAATCGAATTTTTTGAGCTATCCATCCTCCTTCAATTCTTTCTTCACTAGAgttatcatttttacatatggagtaaatattttttgaaacatAATAGCattcaataatataatgggaaattttattattcatagcTAATTCTAATAGTTCTTTATATACATCCCCATATGCTGCTAGATAACATTTGTAAGATGTTCTAACACCATTAATAGCTATAAACAATTCAAATTTATTaggtaatttattttcatcatatacTGTTTCTATTCCAAAATCAACAGTATTCAAATTTAGTGGTTTCCACTTGAGTAGTTGATAAAAATTTCCAGTTATGTAGGGCGAGTGTAAAGGGGTAAATATAATACCATCTGATGTATGCGGTaatttttttgcaatttGTATTAAATCGCAAATTTGAGTAATTGAATAAAAATCTTTTAAGTAAATTTCAAAAGGGCAGTCCCACTCGTCCAATGTAGACTCCGTGTCTTGTTCAGAAGACTCCTCCAATGAACCCATACCATTTGCACCACTGCCGCTAGTACCACCATCGCAACGTGTATGTATTTGATCATCACTAATGCAAAGTATATTACTGTGTTCACCTCCACTACCGTTATCactatcatcatcatcatcatgaACACTTTCCCTATGAATTTGAGTACTACTTTTAGTGTGCCGTGTAGAAATGTGTATAGAATTATTTATGTCTAAAGTACTTTCTCCTTTATCATTCATTTTGATAGTATATGaaatacattttcttttgttaaCGTTTAGAGAGTCGTTTAACGATTCAACTGGATCCTCCGATGTAACAATATTTGActgaactttttttttatataatttcaaaggagttataacataattatatgcaTTCGTTAATCTTTCTAAATAGGAAAGATTTGTTATATCTTTCCTTTGTATAAATAGTGCAtcataaattaaatacacTACTTTCTTTTGTtcaattcctttttttatattaaatattgtaTCTTCAACAAGTTCCCCATCTAATAAAGTGAGTTgttgctttatttttaaatcttcGATGGTTGGTATGTgcatatcatttttaaaaatttcataatttctatcaattaaaaatgttgtaTTTGAAgctatgaataaaaaataacgaaCACCATCTGTCTTTtcacatattaaatattccttattaaataaattttttatattatgctTTGTTAGAGATACTGGATTACTACCTGGAAAGCCATTTCTTTTCCATTTCAACATTTCGTTGATTTTTGATCGAATTTTTTCCTTCACAAATTcgttttctattttttccccCGGACGGTAAATGCTGCTTATCATTCTCACTTGtcggaaaaggaaaaaaaaggaagaaaataaaattacagaaaaggaaaatattacaaatatttaaatcGTAAATATTGCAACTGGGCACATTTGCATTTCGCTACGCTTGCTGATCCTTCTGCTCCTTCCTTTACTCCTTTGTTTAATTAATGGGTATCTCATTAAGTTTTCCAATAAggtcatatatatgttatatccTTATAAGCTTTCCAAACTCAGccaattttgtttttccctttttgATAACACTTTACCGCTTTTTTCTAATCTCACcctctcttttatttttaaaatatcgtATGGacttcttcatattttttcctccTCTTCACAAATTTAATACTAAATTATAAGCATACAGATGTCTTTCTACACTTTGTCAAATagagaaatatttatatactttttcagatggatttattattttattatttttttttttttaaaatggacCACCAGGTTGATTTTGCATCAAATGATCAAGCATTCGTCGATATGAGGGTGTAAGTACCTGCACGTGatcttgtatatataaatatatatatgcatatacatattgaTACGCATGTGCATACAGGTATATGTCTATATGTATGTTTCTTGCGCGTGTTTTATAGGCCAACTTTGCCTGCACAATTATGCTTTATGCCAGTTTGATGAAACACACGTATCATTCAAATTCACCATACATCAATGAATATTCAACAGTTCGAGATTTACATTGAACATTAAACACTGAACATTTTCAGTGTAAAGAAAGGACAGCTTGGTTCAGTTTTGTTGCTAGTGTTTCCCTTGTTCATATAAGTTACTTAATAtttactcctttttttttttttttgcgtttATTATAGTTCTACCAACTGGTGTACCATTTGCGTTTTACATTTCATTctgcaaatatatacatacatacatatacatatacatatacatatgcatattcgtatacaattttaattaaatttcaagtataattttaaaaacaaaaaggtgcctattaaaaacatattttaaagttTTGCCGGTTTTTCCGGTTTTTCCTGTTTTGCCTGTTTTGCCTGTTTTGCCTGTTTGCCTGTTCGTTTGTTCGTTTGTTCGTTCGttctttgttttttgaatttatttttatggcCCTTTAAAATACGGCGTGTGAAAaattctataaaaataaaataaaaatataatggtataagtatttgtatatgtatatcctTGCGTTCATACTGTATTATGCTGCATTTTGTTTGTTATTAATAgggtttatatataaaaaaaaaaagggaataatGTAGAAAgcatatttaacaaaaattagATAATCGTACTACTGgtaacatgaaaaaaatttttttacgaaTGCATCCATATGAGTGTACATCCTCTAGAACGTACatccatatatacatacccacttatacatttttatttttattttatgccaAGTTTAAGAAAGGTTATAAAATGCCACATTCATTTTCATGTTCAGGAATATAACAGCAGatatgttttttcctttccgAAGAATAAAGATTAATAAAACTTATTTTGATGATATACTTACAAACATATATCTTTGTAAGAATTTtacacaaatattttttaattgaataaaagataaatatttgaCCTTTTTTTTACAGAAAACAcgtgaaaaaaggaaaaacaaattttatgtaattaaaagGTTCATTACGATTGTGcgttcatatatgtatatattattttttttttttttttgtcatacatttatttatatatatatatgtatatatgtatatatatttatttataaaataagagaTAAAAAGTACTATACTTTGTCTGCGTAAATATGATGCATGCTTTTTTGAATTGGCCATTTACACATagcatgtacgtatgtatgtatatacatacttgtATGTGTGCTTACTTGTTGCTTTTTTTCAATAGTATTTATATGACTTTTTAACTTAGATTTGTTATTACACTACCTTGCCATACGTGATGTAGAAGCTTTTTTGGAAACTCCGAATAGTTTTGattaacacatatatttcttgataatttttttttttttttttttttttatattcctctttttgttttaatttattgtacACTTACCGCTATATGTGTTTTATTCTTTGAATAAAATCTGGTGTgttttacatattaataaaaagtacttactaatttttgtttttttctttattcattaactgtatttatttgttttttatccGTAAATTTGTGATAtgttatgtgtatatatgacATAATATTGTAACGCTTGTTCATTtggtatatttttacatcaAGGGCTGAAATttgtgtattatattttcgttttactgtttcatttttctttttaaaacgaaaaaaaatgtatgtctattaatatacatacatgtacacgtacatatacatatatgtaaatatatgtttgtttgtatgtatgtatgtttgtgtGTACGTTTGTATGTACGTTTGTATGTacgtttgtatgtatgttagTATGTATGTTAGTATGTATGttagtatgtatgtatgtttgtatgtatgtatgtttgtatgtatgtatgtttgtatgtatgtatgtttgtttatttgtttttctttttttaaagggCACCATATTATGCTGCTTTAATTGACATGTTCGATTacgttttataatttaaagaaGTTGCAAggttttttttccctttcttttatttttttctttttcctttgcttttttttttgttctcatTTTACCTTATcgctctttattttttaacgtaacatacacacatatatataataagtgtgtatgtatatatatgtattatgtacatGCGCATATGTACGTGTGTGTCCATTTCAAATGGACATATAGTTTGTAATGACTTTGTATTTCTATCCTTTTCTATTTTCACATGTTAAcatcataaataataataaatgaaaagtatgttgcgtatgtgtgtgtttcttttctttttttctttcctttaaaaaattgaacaaaTCTATTTGCATTCATTTTACTGAAAGAGAGTGATTTGACGAATTTACGTAGGACAGGATAAAATGAATCAATATGAACAATGGAATCGTAGAATTC from Plasmodium malariae genome assembly, chromosome: 13 includes these protein-coding regions:
- the PmUG01_13043800 gene encoding mRNA-capping enzyme subunit alpha, putative, yielding MISSIYRPGEKIENEFVKEKIRSKINEMLKWKRNGFPGSNPVSLTKHNIKNLFNKEYLICEKTDGVRYFLFIASNTTFLIDRNYEIFKNDMHIPTIEDLKIKQQLTLLDGELVEDTIFNIKKGIEQKKVVYLIYDALFIQRKDITNLSYLERLTNAYNYVITPLKLYKKKVQSNIVTSEDPVESLNDSLNVNKRKCISYTIKMNDKGESTLDINNSIHISTRHTKSSTQIHRESVHDDDDDSDNGSGGEHSNILCISDDQIHTRCDGGTSGSGANGMGSLEESSEQDTESTLDEWDCPFEIYLKDFYSITQICDLIQIAKKLPHTSDGIIFTPLHSPYITGNFYQLLKWKPLNLNTVDFGIETVYDENKLPNKFELFIAINGVRTSYKCYLAAYGDVYKELLELAMNNKISHYIIECYYVSKNIYSICKNDNSSEERIEGGWIAQKIRFDKSIPNDIKTLNKVIQSILDNITIDSLIKEIVRNRRAK